A single region of the Lotus japonicus ecotype B-129 chromosome 4, LjGifu_v1.2 genome encodes:
- the LOC130714836 gene encoding protein ENHANCED PSEUDOMONAS SUSCEPTIBILITY 1-like — MSTIRVISSTTIKAPSQNDGDSAEKIDLPPWDLQFLLLETIQKGLLFHTKNHQIHHLQHSLSSTLSFFPPLAGRLVITRHHDNNNNNSTATCHITCNNAGVLFVHAAAENTSVADILLPNYVPPIVHSFFALNGAKNHEGTSQPLLAVQATELLDGLFIGFTINHSVVDGKSFWLFVNSWAEISRGSLNPSKSPVFQRWFPNCIEVPIRFPFTEKQAAQQCSEKILNPPPERIFHFTKEKIAELKMKANMEGNTNRVSSLQALLTHLWRSVIRCKQVKLEEDVSYFLSIGVRTRMVPPLPEDYFGNALVVGGVTMKAGELVVEGGLGKVAMEMNKMVCLQSDETVKKEYETWVKKPLLISPTMLSVSHSLATSSSPRFDVYGNDFGWGKPVTVRSGRANKGYGKITVFAGVEEGSIDIEVCLPIEILEALGIDPEFTHTFSN; from the coding sequence ATGAGTACTATTCGAGTCATCTCCAGCACCACCATCAAGGCACCGAGTCAGAACGACGGTGACTCAGCTGAGAAAATCGATTTACCACCATGGGATCTCCAATTCCTGTTACTTGAAACCATCCAAAAAGGCCTTCTCTTCCACACAAAAAACCACCAAATCCACCACCTCCAACACTCCCTTTCCTCCACTCTCTCCTTCTTCCCACCCCTCGCCGGCCGCCTCGTCATCACGCGCCAccatgacaacaacaacaacaactccaCCGCCACCTGTCACATCACATGCAACAACGCCGGCGTACTGTTCGTCCACGCCGCAGCAGAAAACACCTCTGTCGCTGACATCCTTCTACCCAACTACGTCCCTCCCATTGTCCACTCCTTCTTCGCACTCAACGGAGCTAAAAACCACGAAGGCACCTCACAGCCGTTGCTGGCGGTGCAGGCGACGGAGCTGCTCGATGGCCTCTTCATCGGCTTCACAATAAACCACTCTGTTGTTGACGGCAAGTCGTTTTGGCTTTTCGTCAACTCCTGGGCTGAAATCTCACGGGGTTCCCTTAATCCATCAAAATCCCCTGTTTTTCAACGTTGGTTTCCAAACTGCATTGAAGTTCCAATTCGATTTCCATTCACAGAGAAGCAAGCAGCTCAACAGTGCTCTGAGAAAATCCTCAACCCTCCCCCTGAGAGGATCTTCCATTTCACGAAGGAGAAAATTGCGGAGCTCAAGATGAAAGCTAACATGGAAGGTAACACGAATCGTGTATCTTCTCTACAAGCGCTTTTGACTCACCTATGGCGGTCTGTGATTCGTTGCAAACAGGTTAAACTGGAAGAAGATGTGAGTTACTTCTTGAGTATAGGAGTTAGGACCAGGATGGTTCCACCATTGCCGGAGGACTATTTCGGAAACGCGTTGGTGGTGGGTGGTGTTACCATGAAAGCAGGGGAGCTGGTGGTGGAAGGTGGGCTAGGGAAGGTTGCTATGGAGATGAATAAGATGGTTTGTTTGCAGTCTGATGAGACGGTGAAGAAGGAGTATGAGACTTGGGTGAAGAAACCGTTGCTGATTTCGCCGACCATGCTGAGCGTTAGTCATTCCTTGGCCACCAGCAGTTCGCCGAGGTTCGATGTTTACGGAAATGATTTTGGGTGGGGGAAGCCGGTGACTGTTCGGAGTGGCCGTGCCAATAAAGGATATGGGAAGATTACAGTGTTTGCTGGGGTAGAGGAAGGTAGCATTGACATTGAAGTGTGCCTTCCTATTGAGATTCTTGAGGCATTGGGAATTGACCCTGAGTTTACTCATACATTTTCCAATTAA